TCGCGACGCCAGCACGCCATTTTACGGGTTCGCCATGAAATAATTCGGACGTGTCGGAATTTTTTTGATGATCGAGGTTTTACCTTAATTGATACGCCGATTTTTACCCCAAACGCCTGCGAGGGCACCACGACCTTATTTCAAACTCAATATTTTGACCAGGTAGCCTTTTTAGCTCAAAGCGGTCAATTATATGGAGAAGCGGCTGCAACGGCTTTTGGGAAAATATACTGTTTTGGTCCAACCTTTCGAGCGGAAAAATCAAAAACCAGACGTCATCTGATGGAGTTTTGGATGGTTGAACCGGAAATGGCCTTTGCCGACCTACCGGATGCCATGCAACTGGCAGAGGAATTGGTTTCAACGGTTATTCAGCAAGTCGTAGAAACTCGTCGACCCGAACTGGAAATCTTAGAGCGGGATATTCCAAAATTAGAAGCCATGGCCAAACCCTTTCCGCGAATAACCTATGAAGAGGCCCTGACGCGTCTTCAACAAAAGGGGATCGCTATTCAATTCGGCGATGATTTCGGAGCCGATGACGAAACATCTTTGGCACAAGAATTTGATCGTCCGGTGATTGTTCATCGATATCCGGCTGCTGCCAAAGCATTTTATATGGCGAAAGATCCAGAGAGGCCAGACTTGGCGTTATGTATGGATATGCTCGCGCCGGAGGGATATGGAGAAATTATTGGAGGGGGCCAACGAATCCATGATTTGGATGAATTGCTGACGCAAATTAAAGCTCACGACCTTCCTGAGGAGGCCTTTAAGTGGTACGTGGATTTGCGACGATACGGAACGGTTCCTCATGCTGGTTTTGGTATGGGAATTGAGCGAGTCGTCGCCTGGATTTGTGGATTGGACCATGTTCGAGAAACGATTCCATTCCCCAGGATGCTCTATACGTTGTATCCTTGAAAATATTTTTGGGGAATACTTTGAGGTTCACAAACATTATGGCCATGGCTCCTAAATTTCTTATTCCCTAGCTCCTACCTTCTTGCAACCTTTTCTGAGTGCTTGACATCATAGGCGAGGGTTGTATACTTCCAGGTGTGGGAGAAAGTGGGATGAATTCCACATATATTGCAAAAATGAAACAAGCTGTGCATGAATGATGTTCATATACCGGTACTCGTAGAGGAAATCTGTTTCTGGCTTAATCCGCTTCCTGGTGGAGTTTATGTTGATTGTACTGTGGGAATTGGTGGAACGTCGCTGAAGATACTGGAAAAAACCGGAAAAAATGCTCATATTATTGGTTTGGACCGTGATTATCAGGCCGTTGCTCTTGCGAAGAAGACATTAAGTGAATATGAATCGTCTGTAAAGATACTACATGGGAATTTCTCCCACATTCGAGATTTTGTTCAGGAGTCAGGCTATGAGAAGGTTGACGGGGTTGTGTTTGATTTAGGGGTGTCCTCAATGCAGTTGGACCAGGCAGAGCGTGGATTTAGTTTTTCCCTAAGTGGGCCATTGGATATGCGAATGGATCAAACCCAGAAAGTCACAGCAGCTGATCTGGTGAATCATCTTCCGGAAAAAGAGTTGGCGGATGTCATTTTTACCTACGGTGAAGAACGGTATTCCCGTCGAATTGCCCGTGCAATCGTGCAGGCCAGGGGGGCCGGTCTTATTCAGACCACGCAGACCTTGGTGTCTGTCCTTGAGGGTGCGCTTCCTTATGTCTACAAAAAGGGGCGCTTACATTTTGCGACTAGAACCTTTCAGGCGCTTCGGATACGCGTGAATCGTGAATTGGACTTGCTCGAGCCGGCTATCCGAGATGCCATCGACCTGTTGAAGGATGGCGGAAGGGTGTGTGTTATAGCCTTTCACTCGTTAGAAGATCGTATTGTAAAGCAGACGTTTCGT
Above is a window of Candidatus Nitrospira neomarina DNA encoding:
- the asnS gene encoding asparagine--tRNA ligase, with product MPEQSVVSIEQISQFEGQDITIKGWIRNRRSSGKLSFLTVRDGTGDLQAILSKGEVGDDQFSLCSQLTQESSVILTGKPRRDARAPGGFELDVSTLAVMHIAEPFPIQPKDHGVGFLMEYRHLWLRSRRQHAILRVRHEIIRTCRNFFDDRGFTLIDTPIFTPNACEGTTTLFQTQYFDQVAFLAQSGQLYGEAAATAFGKIYCFGPTFRAEKSKTRRHLMEFWMVEPEMAFADLPDAMQLAEELVSTVIQQVVETRRPELEILERDIPKLEAMAKPFPRITYEEALTRLQQKGIAIQFGDDFGADDETSLAQEFDRPVIVHRYPAAAKAFYMAKDPERPDLALCMDMLAPEGYGEIIGGGQRIHDLDELLTQIKAHDLPEEAFKWYVDLRRYGTVPHAGFGMGIERVVAWICGLDHVRETIPFPRMLYTLYP
- the rsmH gene encoding 16S rRNA (cytosine(1402)-N(4))-methyltransferase RsmH, which codes for MCMNDVHIPVLVEEICFWLNPLPGGVYVDCTVGIGGTSLKILEKTGKNAHIIGLDRDYQAVALAKKTLSEYESSVKILHGNFSHIRDFVQESGYEKVDGVVFDLGVSSMQLDQAERGFSFSLSGPLDMRMDQTQKVTAADLVNHLPEKELADVIFTYGEERYSRRIARAIVQARGAGLIQTTQTLVSVLEGALPYVYKKGRLHFATRTFQALRIRVNRELDLLEPAIRDAIDLLKDGGRVCVIAFHSLEDRIVKQTFRSLAQREHPKVALLVKKPVIPSVLEIQQNPRARSAKLRVAERLPEGETL